The Bdellovibrionales bacterium genome has a segment encoding these proteins:
- a CDS encoding ATP-binding protein yields MPQLDFPTEAAKLLKIVSLGEHATLVAGPAGSGKTTLARGLHALLGPPPSHLWPEMARVKRWFSDSTPYRPFVSPHHSVTPSSMIGGGFPVFPGEITRAHGGLLLLDEFLEFPTQVKESLREPLESGEIVISRRGQNQTLPARFLLLATTNLCHCGRLVPERRAPCRFSLTRCRSYLERMSGPMLDRFDVLAFSSDWAKTGQGHSKNAGMESMQSIFEHIERARLFQRNRQLTEIQEMGFIEVNGRTDEAKISQTLPPFVKENLLPTMGDSRRRMRALMRVARTLADLDENLSIQLSHLNEASQWAWRNFENLNQIFA; encoded by the coding sequence TTGCCTCAATTGGATTTTCCGACCGAAGCGGCTAAACTCTTAAAAATAGTTTCACTCGGAGAGCATGCGACATTGGTCGCCGGTCCCGCCGGTTCTGGCAAAACGACTCTTGCCAGAGGGCTGCATGCTCTTCTTGGGCCTCCTCCCTCTCACTTGTGGCCCGAGATGGCGCGAGTCAAACGCTGGTTTAGCGATTCGACGCCCTATCGGCCCTTTGTTTCACCTCACCACAGTGTGACTCCAAGTTCGATGATTGGCGGGGGATTCCCGGTCTTTCCAGGTGAAATTACTCGGGCGCACGGTGGATTGCTTCTGTTAGATGAATTTTTAGAATTTCCCACCCAGGTAAAGGAATCCTTGCGTGAGCCACTAGAAAGCGGAGAGATTGTCATTTCTCGTCGAGGGCAAAATCAGACGTTACCGGCGAGATTTCTTTTGCTGGCCACGACCAACCTTTGTCATTGTGGACGCTTGGTTCCAGAACGCAGAGCCCCGTGCCGATTTAGTCTGACTCGTTGTCGATCTTATCTAGAAAGGATGAGTGGTCCCATGCTGGATCGATTTGACGTTTTGGCCTTTAGCAGCGATTGGGCAAAGACGGGTCAGGGTCATTCCAAAAATGCTGGAATGGAGTCTATGCAAAGCATTTTTGAACATATCGAAAGAGCTCGTCTGTTTCAAAGAAATCGCCAATTGACTGAAATTCAGGAAATGGGTTTTATCGAAGTCAACGGCAGGACGGATGAGGCAAAGATCTCTCAGACTCTGCCTCCCTTTGTGAAAGAAAACCTTTTGCCCACGATGGGGGATTCTCGGCGCCGAATGCGGGCTCTGATGCGGGTGGCTAGGACTTTGGCCGACTTGGATGAGAATCTATCCATCCAATTGTCTCATCTCAATGAGGCTTCACAGTGGGCTTGGAGAAACTTCGAGAATCTCAATCAAATTTTCGCGTGA